In a genomic window of Aggregatimonas sangjinii:
- a CDS encoding cyanophycinase, with protein sequence MKKFFFVLLFALTANAQEHLTTGPENGTLVIVGGGRVVDTITKKYIELAGGIDAPMVVIPTAGGDDIYGEDYYFAERLRAFGVKKVTVVHTYDRAEADTEAFTQPLKDAKAVWFGGGRQWRLVDAYADTKTEQLIWEVLNKGGVIGGSSAGATIQGSYLARGDTQNNQIMMGDHEEGFGFIKNIAIDQHVLARNRQFDMFNILKNRPELLGIGIDESTAVIVKGDQFEVVGASKVLIYDGTFWSREGSQLKNLPSKDNLFYFLQSGDRYDMKSRSVVTD encoded by the coding sequence ATGAAAAAATTCTTCTTTGTTCTTCTATTCGCTTTGACCGCCAATGCACAAGAACATCTGACCACAGGTCCTGAAAACGGTACTTTGGTAATAGTGGGTGGCGGTCGCGTAGTCGATACCATAACAAAAAAGTATATTGAACTTGCCGGGGGAATTGACGCCCCAATGGTTGTCATACCCACTGCGGGAGGTGATGACATCTATGGTGAGGACTATTATTTCGCCGAACGACTAAGAGCATTCGGAGTTAAAAAAGTAACCGTTGTACACACCTATGATAGAGCGGAAGCCGATACCGAGGCTTTCACTCAACCTTTAAAAGATGCCAAGGCGGTGTGGTTTGGTGGCGGACGACAATGGCGTTTAGTAGACGCTTATGCCGATACCAAAACCGAACAATTGATTTGGGAAGTTCTAAACAAGGGTGGGGTAATCGGAGGGTCGTCCGCAGGCGCTACCATTCAAGGGTCCTATCTGGCACGAGGCGACACGCAAAACAATCAAATCATGATGGGAGACCATGAGGAAGGATTCGGTTTTATAAAAAATATTGCGATAGATCAGCATGTGCTTGCCCGTAACAGACAATTCGACATGTTCAATATTCTCAAGAACAGACCGGAACTTTTGGGTATAGGCATAGATGAAAGCACCGCAGTAATCGTGAAAGGAGACCAATTTGAAGTTGTAGGAGCCAGCAAAGTATTGATATACGACGGCACCTTTTGGTCCAGGGAGGGAAGTCAACTTAAAAACCTTCCTTCCAAAGACAACTTGTTTTACTTTTTGCAGTCCGGTGACCGTTATGATATGAAATCACGGAGCGTCGTTACAGATTGA
- a CDS encoding CDP-alcohol phosphatidyltransferase family protein encodes MSKLPKENQFLDLSDYGRPLAKIIANSLKNTSFTPIHVTLAFVVSGLIAITCILNGYYWATAFFLILKSILDAADGELARIKNTPSYTGRYLDSVSDIILNLLILMTIWYVTNGSLALTILAFFGIQLQGTLYNYYYVILRKKHNGDTTSRVFENETPKALKGEKQRNVDILFGLYTLFYGVFDKIIYRLDRDAVEAQKLPNWFMTAVSTFGLGFQLLLIAIMLAVNLQYYIIPFFIGYSLFILVFIAIRRLINR; translated from the coding sequence ATGTCAAAATTACCCAAGGAAAATCAATTCTTGGACTTATCCGATTATGGAAGGCCCCTTGCAAAAATTATTGCCAACTCCCTTAAAAATACGTCTTTTACCCCCATTCACGTTACGTTAGCTTTTGTAGTATCGGGACTCATCGCCATCACTTGTATTCTTAATGGCTATTACTGGGCCACGGCGTTCTTTCTAATTTTAAAGTCTATTTTAGATGCGGCCGATGGGGAATTGGCCCGTATCAAAAACACCCCTTCCTATACAGGTCGGTATTTGGATTCCGTTTCGGACATCATTCTGAATCTACTGATCTTGATGACCATTTGGTATGTTACCAATGGTTCTTTGGCCCTCACGATCTTGGCCTTTTTCGGCATTCAATTACAGGGTACACTTTATAATTATTACTACGTCATTCTCCGGAAGAAGCACAATGGTGATACAACTAGTCGTGTTTTTGAAAATGAAACACCAAAAGCCCTAAAAGGTGAAAAACAGCGGAATGTTGATATTCTTTTTGGATTGTATACCTTGTTTTACGGAGTTTTTGATAAGATTATATATCGATTAGATCGTGATGCCGTGGAGGCCCAAAAACTGCCCAACTGGTTTATGACAGCTGTTTCTACCTTTGGCTTGGGATTTCAACTATTACTTATCGCCATCATGCTGGCGGTAAATCTGCAATACTATATCATCCCGTTCTTTATCGGCTATTCCCTTTTTATACTGGTATTTATTGCCATCCGTAGATTGATAAATCGCTAA
- a CDS encoding amidohydrolase family protein, translated as MRIRYVLLPLVFLFVSCSEATKERFDLVVQNGNVIDLETGAIHEQTIFISNGRIKKMMTSDGNIPFEATKTIDASGKYILPGFWDNHVHFRGGDSLIKANKNFLNLFIANGITTVRDAGGDLTTSVMKWKTEIAEGNLIGPTIFTSGPKIDGPGATWAGSLEVETEADIQKALDSLERIPTDFVKFYDSSISGELYLKTIAEAEKRNRITSGHMPFTVRLAETVDSGIDAIEHLYYVMKGCASNEKEVTQQLRDDEIGFWDAMPLLMAGYQDTTAQKTFSHLKENDVYVVPTLHIGKTLSYLDEVDHSKDAYLKYMSDGIIRTYEGRVNRVKNSSEKAIADRKALDAFFGELTKKLDDAGVGLLAGSDSGAYNSYTYPGISLHQELQEMVANGLSPLDALRTSAYNGARFLKQDQDHGTIAEGKIADLVLLDANPLDNIEHTKAIFGVITKGKTYSKEQLNELLETADHSPDSPSKGES; from the coding sequence ATGCGAATCCGATATGTTTTACTTCCTCTTGTATTCTTGTTTGTAAGCTGTTCTGAAGCTACAAAAGAACGTTTCGATCTTGTCGTTCAAAACGGAAACGTTATCGATTTGGAGACAGGAGCCATTCACGAACAAACCATTTTTATTTCTAATGGAAGAATAAAAAAAATGATGACTTCGGATGGCAATATCCCTTTCGAAGCTACCAAAACAATCGATGCCAGCGGAAAATACATCCTACCCGGATTTTGGGATAACCACGTGCACTTTCGTGGTGGGGATAGTTTGATAAAAGCCAATAAAAATTTTTTAAATCTTTTTATCGCCAACGGAATTACGACTGTTCGCGATGCTGGCGGCGACTTGACCACTTCGGTAATGAAGTGGAAAACCGAAATTGCGGAAGGAAATCTAATCGGTCCGACCATTTTTACCTCCGGCCCGAAGATAGACGGACCCGGTGCCACTTGGGCGGGGTCTTTGGAAGTTGAAACCGAAGCTGATATTCAAAAAGCATTGGATTCCCTGGAGCGCATCCCCACCGATTTCGTAAAATTCTATGACAGCAGCATATCCGGAGAACTCTATTTAAAAACCATTGCCGAAGCGGAGAAACGAAATCGCATCACCTCGGGTCATATGCCCTTTACGGTACGTTTAGCGGAAACCGTGGATTCGGGTATCGATGCCATCGAACATCTATACTACGTCATGAAAGGCTGTGCCTCCAACGAAAAAGAAGTCACACAACAATTACGGGACGACGAAATCGGTTTTTGGGATGCCATGCCTCTGCTCATGGCCGGTTATCAGGATACTACGGCACAAAAAACCTTTTCCCATCTGAAAGAGAACGATGTTTACGTAGTGCCAACATTGCATATCGGCAAAACCCTGAGTTACCTTGATGAAGTTGACCATAGCAAAGATGCATACCTCAAGTATATGAGTGATGGTATTATCAGGACCTACGAAGGTCGTGTAAATCGCGTGAAGAATTCGTCTGAGAAGGCTATTGCCGACCGTAAGGCATTGGATGCCTTTTTTGGTGAATTGACAAAAAAATTGGATGATGCCGGCGTGGGATTGCTGGCGGGTTCGGATAGCGGAGCCTATAACTCCTATACCTATCCCGGAATATCGCTACATCAAGAACTACAGGAAATGGTCGCCAACGGACTTTCGCCCTTGGATGCGTTACGGACCTCCGCCTATAATGGCGCTAGGTTCTTAAAACAAGACCAAGACCATGGCACTATCGCCGAAGGAAAAATAGCCGATCTGGTTTTGCTTGATGCGAACCCTTTGGATAATATTGAACATACTAAAGCAATTTTTGGGGTAATCACCAAAGGCAAGACCTATTCAAAAGAGCAACTGAACGAACTATTGGAGACTGCAGACCACAGCCCGGATTCCCCTTCAAAGGGGGAATCATGA
- a CDS encoding amidohydrolase family protein, with amino-acid sequence MKKLSMLLVVALFVACNQAQEKVSPTATLISNVTIIDVRSGELLENRQVVIDSGKIKRISEAIENTEAYTNSIDGSGKFLLPGLAEMHAHIPPPTTDAKRIEETLFLYLSNGITTIRGMLGDPLHLELRKRALNGDLLSPRIFTSSPSLNGNSVTTVEEAKEKVTAYQQAGYDFLKIHPGIQKAVFDQLVTTANEVGIPFAGHVPVDVGIRHALESKYASIDHVDGFLEGLVPELQNVDPTENGFFGFAFTPLADTSKIDELVALAKQYKVWIVPTQSLFERWFAPVSADELLAQPEMKYMPPSTLKNWKERKEQSTAPDSGFNEAQWQQFDSIRKKLILTLSRDGHGMLLGSDAPQLFNVPGFSIHHEIDGMLEAGMTPLEIIRSGTMNPATFFGMSDTFGEIKEGLDADMILLEANPLENLTALQQISGVMVRGKWLPKNAIDQKLAEIAANAAKN; translated from the coding sequence ATGAAAAAACTATCTATGCTACTTGTAGTTGCGCTCTTTGTTGCCTGCAATCAAGCCCAGGAGAAGGTAAGTCCAACGGCGACCTTGATTTCAAATGTAACTATCATTGATGTACGTTCGGGAGAACTACTGGAAAACCGTCAAGTGGTGATCGATTCGGGGAAAATCAAACGAATTTCGGAAGCTATCGAAAATACGGAAGCGTATACGAATTCCATTGATGGCAGCGGAAAATTCCTCCTGCCCGGGTTGGCCGAAATGCATGCCCATATTCCTCCGCCAACGACCGATGCCAAGCGAATCGAAGAAACCTTGTTCTTATATCTTTCCAACGGCATCACTACTATTCGCGGTATGTTGGGCGACCCCCTACATCTCGAACTGCGGAAAAGAGCCCTTAACGGCGATCTGCTGAGCCCGCGTATTTTTACCTCGAGTCCATCCTTGAACGGGAACTCCGTTACCACGGTCGAGGAGGCCAAGGAAAAAGTCACGGCCTATCAACAGGCCGGATATGATTTTCTGAAAATCCATCCGGGCATACAAAAAGCCGTTTTCGATCAGCTGGTAACAACGGCCAATGAAGTGGGTATTCCCTTTGCGGGACATGTTCCCGTAGATGTGGGCATTCGTCATGCCCTGGAAAGCAAGTATGCTTCCATTGACCATGTAGACGGATTTTTGGAAGGGCTCGTTCCCGAATTGCAAAACGTAGACCCTACTGAGAACGGTTTCTTCGGATTTGCCTTTACTCCGTTGGCCGACACCTCAAAAATCGATGAGCTTGTTGCCCTTGCCAAACAATATAAAGTATGGATCGTTCCCACCCAAAGCCTTTTTGAAAGATGGTTTGCACCCGTTTCAGCAGATGAATTGTTGGCACAGCCTGAAATGAAATACATGCCACCATCCACTTTAAAAAACTGGAAAGAACGCAAGGAACAATCCACGGCACCCGATTCGGGTTTCAACGAAGCCCAATGGCAACAATTCGATAGTATCCGCAAAAAATTGATACTCACCCTAAGCCGAGATGGCCATGGCATGCTACTGGGTTCCGATGCCCCTCAACTATTCAACGTGCCCGGATTTTCCATACATCATGAAATCGATGGTATGCTAGAAGCCGGAATGACCCCTCTGGAAATCATTCGTTCGGGAACGATGAATCCAGCGACCTTCTTTGGGATGTCGGATACCTTTGGGGAGATAAAGGAAGGGCTGGATGCGGATATGATACTGTTGGAAGCCAATCCCTTGGAAAACCTAACTGCCTTGCAGCAAATTTCGGGCGTTATGGTTCGCGGTAAATGGCTTCCGAAGAATGCCATAGATCAGAAGTTGGCGGAAATCGCTGCGAATGCTGCTAAAAACTAG
- a CDS encoding metal-dependent hydrolase family protein, producing the protein MKNCMLFFLVLTTLTTYGQTLLQPDRVFDGEEMHSEWVVLVEGNEIRYVGKVTDLRLPKNTKKIALKGATLMPGLIEGHSHMLLHPYNETSWNDQVLKESPVERAIRGTVHAKNSLMAGITTARDLGAEGAGYTDVYLKKTIDEGLVPGPRMLVAGPAIVATGAYGPKGFHDGVQVPLGAEPASGIEEVIKTVRRQMGNGADFIKIYADYRWTSGAPSEPTFLQEEIDAMVAAATTAGKYVVAHASTPEGMRRAIKGSVETIEHGDGGTLEIFELMKEKGVALCPTLAAGDAIMQYNGWNKGTDPEPERIRNKKKSFRLALESGVDIVFGGDVGVFTHGENYREMELMVAYGMRPLEVLKSATAGNANIFHLMRLGKLQEGFLADIIAVEGNPIEDITNMRKVNFVMKDGKIYKIATKP; encoded by the coding sequence ATGAAAAACTGTATGCTCTTCTTTCTAGTTCTGACAACTTTGACTACGTATGGCCAGACTCTACTTCAACCCGACCGCGTATTCGACGGCGAGGAAATGCATAGCGAATGGGTCGTTTTGGTCGAAGGCAATGAGATTCGCTATGTTGGCAAGGTAACCGATCTTAGACTTCCGAAGAACACCAAGAAAATAGCTTTAAAGGGAGCAACCCTAATGCCCGGCTTGATTGAGGGGCACTCACATATGCTCTTACACCCCTATAATGAGACTTCTTGGAACGATCAGGTGCTTAAGGAGTCACCCGTAGAGCGTGCCATAAGGGGAACCGTTCATGCCAAAAATTCTTTGATGGCGGGCATTACCACCGCACGTGATCTGGGCGCCGAAGGTGCAGGGTACACCGATGTTTATTTAAAAAAGACGATTGATGAAGGCCTCGTGCCCGGACCACGAATGTTGGTTGCCGGTCCGGCTATAGTCGCCACCGGAGCCTATGGCCCAAAAGGATTCCACGACGGAGTACAAGTGCCACTGGGCGCCGAACCGGCAAGCGGTATTGAGGAAGTTATCAAAACCGTTCGCCGCCAGATGGGAAATGGCGCGGACTTCATAAAAATTTACGCGGATTACCGCTGGACCTCTGGAGCGCCATCAGAGCCTACCTTTTTGCAGGAAGAAATAGATGCCATGGTAGCCGCAGCGACCACGGCCGGAAAATATGTGGTGGCGCATGCCAGCACTCCGGAAGGTATGAGAAGGGCGATAAAGGGCAGTGTGGAGACCATTGAACATGGTGACGGGGGTACTTTGGAAATCTTCGAGCTGATGAAAGAAAAAGGCGTCGCCCTATGCCCTACCTTGGCCGCAGGGGACGCTATCATGCAGTATAATGGTTGGAACAAGGGGACTGATCCGGAACCGGAGCGCATTAGAAACAAAAAGAAATCGTTCCGACTAGCATTGGAATCGGGTGTGGATATTGTTTTTGGCGGAGATGTTGGGGTCTTTACCCATGGAGAAAATTATCGCGAAATGGAACTGATGGTAGCCTATGGAATGAGACCTTTGGAAGTTTTAAAATCCGCCACCGCGGGCAATGCCAACATTTTTCACCTAATGAGGCTAGGGAAGTTACAGGAAGGTTTCCTGGCCGATATTATTGCGGTGGAGGGAAATCCGATAGAAGACATCACCAATATGCGAAAGGTAAATTTTGTTATGAAGGACGGAAAAATTTACAAAATAGCAACCAAGCCCTGA
- a CDS encoding methyltransferase domain-containing protein, with amino-acid sequence MKDSNQQYYWTERYQEKNSPWDIGYPSTPLKEYIDQLEDKTIPILIPGAGNAYEAEYLWQQGFTKVFVLDISEIPLKRFQERNPNFPKEQLLLEDFFEHETRYDLILEQTFFCSFVPTDKNRNAYAEHMAKLLNPKGKLVGLWFDIPLTDDMEKRPFGGDKKLYLNYLIPFFDVLTFERCYNSISPRMGNELFGIFVKK; translated from the coding sequence ATGAAGGATTCCAATCAACAATACTATTGGACCGAGCGCTACCAAGAAAAAAATAGCCCGTGGGACATTGGTTACCCCTCTACTCCCTTAAAGGAATATATTGATCAACTGGAGGACAAAACCATCCCTATTTTAATTCCCGGTGCGGGAAACGCTTACGAAGCGGAATATCTATGGCAACAAGGTTTTACAAAGGTATTTGTGTTGGATATTTCAGAGATTCCTCTGAAAAGATTCCAGGAACGGAATCCGAATTTCCCGAAAGAACAGCTGCTCTTAGAAGATTTCTTTGAACACGAAACCCGATATGACCTCATCCTCGAACAGACGTTTTTCTGCTCGTTCGTTCCTACGGACAAAAACCGAAATGCCTATGCCGAACACATGGCAAAATTGTTGAATCCCAAAGGGAAACTTGTAGGGCTTTGGTTCGATATACCCCTAACCGATGATATGGAAAAACGCCCTTTTGGTGGGGACAAAAAATTATATCTAAACTATTTGATACCGTTTTTTGATGTGCTCACTTTTGAACGTTGTTACAATTCGATTTCGCCTCGAATGGGCAACGAACTCTTTGGGATTTTTGTCAAAAAGTGA
- a CDS encoding NAD-dependent epimerase/dehydratase family protein has translation MHTILGANGIIGEELAKVLKTDYTDKIRLVGRNPEKVNPSDNLFKADLFNIEEVNSALEDAEIAYLTVGLPYTSEVWLRDWIRIMENVIAACRKQRCKLIYFDNTYAYPQDVAVQKENTPMTSTGKKGIGKKRAAEALLTAMHNGEIEALICRAPEFYGPGITKSFTNALIFERLRNGKKPRIFLKDDVLRTLIYTPDASRAMALLANTPDAFGQTWHLPCDDNRLTYQQFIAEISTQLGRDISFDILSPFHLKIASLFNKMIKETKELFPRYTIDNIFDATKYKSRFPDFEVTSYPEGIREIISDYGIQ, from the coding sequence ATGCATACCATACTAGGCGCAAACGGGATTATTGGCGAAGAACTTGCCAAAGTATTGAAAACCGACTATACAGATAAAATTAGGTTGGTGGGTCGAAATCCTGAAAAAGTTAATCCTTCCGATAATCTGTTCAAAGCCGACTTGTTCAACATCGAGGAAGTAAATAGCGCCTTGGAAGATGCCGAAATCGCTTATTTAACTGTTGGTCTCCCCTATACGTCGGAAGTTTGGCTTCGGGATTGGATACGGATTATGGAGAACGTTATTGCAGCGTGTAGAAAACAACGGTGTAAACTGATATATTTCGACAATACCTATGCCTATCCTCAAGATGTTGCCGTACAAAAAGAAAATACCCCCATGACGTCAACGGGTAAAAAAGGTATTGGCAAGAAACGCGCGGCCGAAGCACTTTTAACCGCTATGCACAACGGAGAAATAGAAGCCTTGATTTGCCGAGCTCCGGAATTTTATGGGCCCGGGATAACCAAAAGTTTTACCAATGCGCTTATTTTTGAGCGGCTACGAAATGGCAAAAAACCGCGCATCTTTTTAAAGGATGATGTGCTACGGACCCTCATATACACCCCCGATGCAAGCAGGGCAATGGCCCTATTGGCGAATACGCCCGATGCCTTCGGACAAACCTGGCACCTGCCATGCGATGACAACCGTTTGACCTATCAACAGTTTATCGCCGAAATTTCTACCCAATTAGGGAGGGATATATCCTTTGACATTTTGAGTCCGTTTCATTTGAAAATCGCTTCCCTCTTCAATAAAATGATAAAAGAGACCAAGGAATTGTTCCCTCGGTATACCATTGACAACATCTTCGATGCTACAAAGTATAAAAGCCGCTTTCCGGATTTTGAGGTGACCAGCTATCCCGAGGGTATTCGAGAAATCATTTCAGATTACGGTATTCAATAA
- a CDS encoding NADPH-dependent FMN reductase encodes MKKVVALGGSNSKNSINKALATYVAHQLKNVKVSVLDLNDFDIPLYGIDYEDEHGIPKDVNRLNDFLASADGLVVSLAEHNGSYSAAFKSAYDWLSRIDKRVWKDKPMLLMATSPGSRGGASVLQTARITFPRMGAKIVADFSLPSFNANFSEEGITDTELKAILKGKIRLLQEAIKND; translated from the coding sequence ATGAAAAAAGTAGTGGCCCTTGGTGGCAGCAATAGCAAAAACTCGATAAATAAGGCGCTGGCGACCTATGTGGCTCACCAATTAAAAAATGTAAAAGTGTCCGTTTTGGATTTGAATGATTTCGATATCCCGCTGTACGGAATCGATTATGAAGATGAACATGGCATCCCGAAGGACGTAAACCGATTAAACGATTTTTTGGCATCGGCAGATGGCCTTGTGGTATCCCTTGCAGAGCACAATGGATCCTATTCCGCGGCCTTCAAGAGCGCTTACGATTGGTTATCGAGAATCGATAAAAGAGTATGGAAGGACAAACCGATGCTTTTAATGGCTACCTCTCCCGGGAGTAGAGGAGGAGCGTCGGTGTTACAAACGGCAAGGATTACTTTCCCGCGAATGGGCGCAAAAATTGTGGCCGATTTTTCCTTACCCTCTTTCAACGCCAACTTTTCTGAAGAGGGAATAACCGATACTGAATTGAAAGCCATCTTGAAAGGCAAAATCCGGTTACTTCAAGAAGCGATAAAGAACGATTAG
- a CDS encoding amidohydrolase, whose translation MLFRTIFNSAFILFLLAACSIETPKADVIITNTNIWTANEKLPRAEAMAILGDTILAIGSSQEMARYKSEATEVVDAKGRFVVPGFIDAHVHLLMGGNALLSVALRDASTKEEFIKRIAEYTGTLVPGEWVLEGNWDHTLWGGELPTKEWIDEFTLENPVVLYRMDGHMVLANSAALSIAGIDKRTDTMAAGEIIRDADGNPSGILKGSAMTKMLNAIPPMTEALKKKAILTATDYLLSNGVTSVHDVDSLGTYSAARKLYENGELAIRLYTAKPLNRYDEVSSKTLQSPESAEDLQRNKWLKTGLVKGFVDGSLGSHTAAFKEAYLDSSGDTGFFIAKEEDLYTWISAADKKDLQVTVHAIGDKAIATLLDIYERIIAENGRKDRRLRMEHAQHIAPDDIERFAQFGVIASVQPYHAIDDGRWAENLIGPDRIKTTYAFKSLLDEDATLAFGSDWPVAPASPLMAIYAAVTRRTLDDKNPEGWVPEQKITVEQAMFAHTRNAAFASYDEDRKGSLSEGKLADFVILSEDITTIKGPRIKNVEVLQTYIGGKKRFDRNQQ comes from the coding sequence ATGCTTTTTAGAACGATTTTCAACAGTGCTTTTATACTATTTCTCTTGGCAGCTTGTTCCATAGAGACCCCTAAAGCCGATGTAATCATAACTAACACCAACATATGGACGGCGAATGAAAAACTACCAAGAGCGGAGGCCATGGCCATTTTGGGTGATACGATTCTTGCCATAGGCAGTTCACAGGAGATGGCACGTTACAAAAGTGAGGCTACCGAGGTGGTTGACGCAAAAGGCCGTTTTGTAGTTCCGGGATTTATCGATGCGCATGTGCATTTGCTTATGGGTGGTAACGCACTTTTGAGTGTAGCGCTGCGTGATGCGAGTACCAAAGAGGAATTTATCAAGCGAATAGCAGAGTATACCGGTACACTGGTTCCCGGCGAATGGGTATTGGAAGGGAACTGGGACCATACACTTTGGGGTGGGGAACTACCCACCAAAGAATGGATCGACGAATTTACCTTGGAAAACCCCGTCGTCCTCTATCGTATGGACGGGCATATGGTGTTGGCGAACTCCGCAGCGCTTTCCATTGCTGGTATTGATAAACGGACTGATACTATGGCTGCTGGCGAAATCATACGTGATGCTGACGGTAACCCTTCCGGAATCTTAAAAGGTAGCGCCATGACAAAAATGCTGAATGCCATACCGCCAATGACCGAAGCGCTAAAGAAGAAGGCCATTCTTACCGCTACCGATTATTTGTTATCCAATGGAGTGACTTCGGTTCATGACGTTGATAGTTTGGGAACCTACAGTGCCGCTAGGAAATTATATGAGAATGGGGAATTGGCGATACGTCTGTACACGGCCAAGCCCTTAAATCGTTACGACGAGGTCAGTTCGAAAACTTTGCAATCGCCAGAGTCGGCAGAGGACTTGCAAAGGAATAAATGGCTCAAGACAGGCCTGGTCAAGGGTTTTGTAGATGGTTCCTTGGGTTCGCATACAGCTGCCTTTAAAGAAGCATATTTGGACAGTTCAGGAGATACCGGGTTCTTTATTGCTAAGGAGGAAGATCTCTATACGTGGATTTCAGCTGCCGACAAGAAAGATCTACAGGTGACGGTTCATGCTATCGGTGATAAGGCTATTGCTACACTACTCGATATTTACGAACGTATTATCGCCGAAAATGGGAGGAAGGATAGAAGGTTGAGAATGGAACATGCACAGCATATCGCTCCCGACGATATCGAACGTTTTGCACAATTTGGGGTTATTGCTAGTGTACAACCCTACCATGCCATTGATGACGGGCGTTGGGCAGAGAACCTTATCGGTCCCGATCGTATAAAGACGACCTATGCTTTTAAATCCTTATTGGATGAGGACGCCACTTTGGCCTTTGGAAGCGATTGGCCCGTTGCACCGGCCTCCCCGCTTATGGCCATCTATGCGGCGGTAACAAGGCGTACGTTGGATGATAAGAATCCAGAAGGCTGGGTTCCGGAACAAAAAATCACGGTCGAGCAGGCCATGTTCGCCCATACGAGGAATGCCGCTTTTGCCTCCTATGATGAGGATAGAAAAGGTTCGCTTTCAGAAGGTAAACTAGCGGATTTCGTTATATTGAGTGAAGATATCACTACTATAAAAGGCCCTCGAATTAAAAATGTCGAGGTTTTACAGACGTATATAGGAGGAAAGAAACGGTTTGATAGAAACCAGCAGTAA
- a CDS encoding NAD(P)H-binding protein: MDKSNLSIVMIGATGAVGGHTVKELLQMPEIGKLTLLGRRTVPYLVSKVVDQYKINLFDPSSYAELVSGHQTAICTLGVGQSSKVSKEDFIKIDKQAVLDFAQECKKSGITHFELLASVGTSTESSSFYLRTKGELVEALKEMRFERLSVFQPSMILTPTNRYGFSQGVLLKFWPLLKPFLFGRLRKYRGVKVTDLGRAIARNVLTPKKREEYLVWDDFERLTK; this comes from the coding sequence ATGGATAAATCCAATTTGTCGATCGTAATGATAGGTGCCACGGGTGCAGTTGGTGGCCACACGGTAAAGGAATTATTGCAAATGCCCGAAATAGGAAAGCTAACATTGCTCGGCAGAAGAACGGTACCGTACTTGGTCAGCAAAGTGGTCGACCAGTATAAAATCAATCTGTTCGACCCGAGTTCGTATGCCGAATTGGTGAGTGGCCACCAAACCGCTATATGTACCCTCGGGGTAGGCCAGTCATCGAAAGTAAGCAAAGAAGATTTTATTAAAATAGATAAACAGGCCGTTCTCGATTTCGCCCAAGAATGTAAAAAATCGGGCATAACACATTTTGAATTACTTGCCTCGGTGGGAACCAGTACGGAGTCTTCTTCCTTTTATCTACGGACAAAAGGAGAGCTGGTGGAAGCTCTAAAAGAAATGAGATTCGAACGCTTAAGTGTTTTTCAACCTTCCATGATATTAACGCCCACTAACCGTTACGGATTTTCGCAAGGGGTGTTATTGAAGTTTTGGCCCCTGTTAAAACCCTTCTTGTTCGGAAGACTTCGAAAATATCGCGGTGTAAAAGTCACTGATTTAGGGAGGGCCATTGCCCGAAATGTTTTGACTCCAAAAAAAAGGGAAGAATATTTGGTTTGGGATGACTTTGAGAGACTGACGAAATAG